One genomic segment of Cellulophaga sp. HaHaR_3_176 includes these proteins:
- a CDS encoding cyclase family protein, producing the protein MKASIKHKKKLYNVDFSKPLDISIPITGATTNVNAWYIKNPEITPHTEDKFVGKVSEGASTNFNDVWFNPHAHGTHTECVGHITEEFHSVNQNLKQFFFLAEVITIAPERNNGDFVISKKQLQYALKDCKCEAVVIRTLPNIIDKLQKQYSNTNPPYLLEEAALYLVELGVEHLLVDLPSVDKEKDGGALVSHNAFWNTAGKIRFNATITEFVYVNNAIKDGGYILNIQVAAFENDASPSRPVLYKIEA; encoded by the coding sequence TTGAAAGCAAGTATAAAACACAAAAAAAAACTTTACAATGTAGATTTTTCTAAGCCTTTAGATATTTCTATTCCGATAACTGGAGCTACTACAAATGTAAATGCATGGTACATTAAAAATCCAGAAATTACTCCGCATACAGAAGATAAATTTGTTGGAAAAGTATCAGAAGGAGCATCTACTAATTTTAATGATGTTTGGTTTAATCCACATGCACATGGTACGCATACAGAGTGTGTTGGGCATATTACAGAAGAATTTCATTCTGTAAATCAAAATTTGAAACAATTTTTCTTTTTAGCAGAAGTAATAACGATAGCCCCTGAAAGAAATAATGGTGATTTCGTGATTTCTAAAAAACAATTACAATATGCTTTAAAAGATTGTAAATGTGAGGCGGTTGTTATTAGAACATTGCCAAACATAATTGATAAACTACAAAAGCAATACTCAAATACAAACCCGCCTTACTTATTGGAAGAGGCCGCATTATATTTGGTAGAATTAGGAGTAGAACACCTGCTTGTAGATTTACCTTCGGTAGATAAAGAGAAAGATGGTGGTGCTTTAGTATCGCATAATGCTTTTTGGAATACAGCAGGTAAAATTCGTTTTAACGCCACAATTACAGAGTTTGTTTATGTTAATAATGCGATTAAAGATGGGGGTTACATATTAAATATTCAAGTTGCAGCTTTCGAGAATGATGCTAGTCCAAGTAGGCCTGTTTTATATAAAATAGAAGCATAA
- a CDS encoding DUF4260 domain-containing protein, translating into MKAILKLEELVQFLLGIYLFGLLDYPWWSFLILILMPDIGMVGYLFNTKIGAILYNVFHHKGLALIIYIIGCYLSIPLCQLIGVILFSHAALDRIFGYGLKFNKGFKFTHLGEIGK; encoded by the coding sequence ATGAAAGCTATATTGAAATTAGAAGAGTTAGTACAGTTTTTATTAGGGATATATTTATTTGGCTTGCTTGATTACCCGTGGTGGTCGTTTTTGATATTAATCCTTATGCCAGATATCGGAATGGTAGGTTACTTATTCAATACTAAAATAGGCGCAATACTCTATAATGTTTTTCATCATAAAGGATTAGCGTTAATTATATATATAATAGGTTGTTATCTTTCAATACCTTTGTGTCAATTAATAGGTGTAATTTTATTTAGCCATGCAGCATTGGATCGTATTTTTGGTTATGGTTTAAAATTCAATAAAGGATTTAAATTTACACATTTAGGAGAAATAGGGAAATAA
- a CDS encoding alkylphosphonate utilization protein → MSILEELVERSGNKCELCTSTEDLKVYEVPPVSISGIDSSLLACGVCVDQIENPDSTDANHWRCLNDSMWSEYDTVKVVAWRMLSRLKSEGWPKDLLDMIYLEDETLKFAKATGEGLAEADKIIHRDVNGVILENGDSVVLIKDLKIKGSSQVAKQGTAIRRISLDRENAEFIEGKVGPTMTVIITKYVKKL, encoded by the coding sequence ATGAGCATATTAGAAGAGTTAGTTGAAAGAAGTGGTAATAAGTGCGAACTATGTACTTCTACAGAAGATTTAAAAGTATATGAAGTTCCACCTGTTTCAATAAGCGGAATTGATAGTAGCCTTTTAGCATGCGGAGTTTGTGTAGATCAAATAGAAAATCCTGATAGTACAGATGCCAACCATTGGAGGTGTTTGAATGATAGTATGTGGAGCGAGTATGATACGGTTAAAGTTGTTGCTTGGAGAATGCTTTCTCGTTTAAAAAGTGAAGGTTGGCCTAAAGATTTGCTAGATATGATTTACTTAGAAGATGAAACTTTAAAGTTTGCAAAAGCTACTGGCGAGGGTTTAGCAGAAGCAGATAAAATTATTCATAGAGATGTAAATGGTGTCATTTTAGAAAACGGTGATAGTGTTGTTTTAATTAAGGATTTGAAAATAAAAGGATCAAGTCAAGTTGCTAAGCAAGGTACTGCAATTCGCAGAATTTCATTAGATCGTGAAAATGCAGAATTTATTGAGGGTAAAGTGGGGCCTACAATGACTGTAATCATAACAAAATACGTTAAGAAATTATAA
- a CDS encoding Dabb family protein, translating to MKDFDSNYAHTVYFWLNNPDSKEGCKAFEVSLRKFLDNSAYAKTKFIGVPPRASREVVDGSFTYSLIVTFESADAQQEYQKEAPHLLFIEESSKLWNKVIVYDSKAIIE from the coding sequence ATGAAAGACTTTGATTCTAACTACGCGCATACCGTTTATTTTTGGTTAAATAACCCTGATAGTAAAGAAGGTTGTAAAGCTTTTGAAGTTTCTCTTCGAAAGTTTTTAGACAATTCAGCATATGCAAAAACTAAATTTATAGGTGTGCCACCAAGGGCAAGTAGAGAAGTTGTTGATGGGTCATTTACATATTCTTTAATTGTAACTTTTGAATCGGCAGATGCACAGCAAGAATATCAAAAAGAAGCGCCACATTTATTATTTATAGAAGAATCAAGTAAGCTTTGGAATAAAGTAATTGTATACGATTCTAAAGCTATTATAGAATAA
- a CDS encoding MmcQ/YjbR family DNA-binding protein, with protein MNIEEFRAYCIAKKGITEEFPFDENTLVFKVMGKMFALTSLEKLPSQVNLKCNPEKAIELRETYDGAVLPGYHMSKVHWNTLLLENLPSKLILELVDHSYDLVVSKLTKKLQEQLAELKE; from the coding sequence ATGAACATAGAGGAATTTAGAGCTTACTGCATTGCTAAAAAAGGAATTACAGAAGAGTTTCCTTTTGATGAAAACACTTTAGTGTTTAAAGTAATGGGTAAAATGTTTGCTTTAACTTCTTTAGAAAAACTACCCTCTCAAGTAAATTTAAAGTGCAACCCTGAAAAGGCTATTGAATTACGAGAAACTTATGATGGTGCAGTGTTGCCAGGCTACCATATGAGTAAAGTACATTGGAATACATTATTATTAGAAAATTTACCTTCAAAACTTATTTTAGAACTTGTTGATCATTCTTATGATCTTGTGGTTTCTAAATTAACAAAAAAACTTCAGGAGCAATTAGCAGAGTTGAAAGAATAG
- a CDS encoding DUF4230 domain-containing protein, with product MDNIFDTFLGLILGAIATYWAYSFFRKKKSKELTVVQSHVLLEKIKSVCKLISVEGDFAEIYRYENTKERFLSLVSSKKKALIVINAKAQIGYDLKKVGLKADNESKKIILTDFPQPEILSIEPELDFYDIKNGMFNSFTPDDLTVLNQEAKQHIRDKIPESGLMETARSEAIEAILLIESIVETIGWKLDYTALKIEAKEQLSERKTKLNRFLER from the coding sequence ATGGATAATATATTTGATACTTTTCTAGGCTTAATATTAGGTGCAATTGCAACGTATTGGGCATATTCTTTTTTTAGAAAAAAGAAAAGCAAAGAACTGACAGTAGTACAGTCACACGTTTTATTAGAGAAAATTAAAAGCGTTTGTAAACTTATCTCTGTTGAAGGTGATTTTGCCGAAATATATAGATATGAAAATACAAAAGAGCGTTTTTTAAGTTTAGTTTCTAGCAAAAAAAAGGCTTTAATTGTCATAAATGCTAAAGCTCAAATAGGATACGATTTAAAAAAAGTAGGATTGAAAGCAGATAATGAGTCGAAGAAAATAATACTTACAGATTTTCCGCAACCCGAAATATTATCTATAGAGCCAGAGTTAGATTTTTACGATATAAAAAACGGTATGTTTAATTCTTTTACGCCAGATGATTTAACGGTATTAAATCAAGAAGCAAAACAACATATAAGAGATAAAATTCCTGAGAGTGGTTTAATGGAAACAGCCCGTAGTGAAGCTATAGAAGCTATTTTGCTAATAGAGTCAATCGTTGAAACCATAGGTTGGAAATTAGATTATACAGCTTTGAAAATAGAAGCAAAAGAGCAATTAAGCGAAAGAAAAACCAAACTGAATAGATTTTTAGAAAGATGA
- a CDS encoding dipeptidase, with protein MESIDNYISEHKERFLKELIELLKIPSVSADTAYTQDVLDTAEAVKNALSAAGCDSVEICETDGYPIVYGEKIINPELPTVLVYGHYDVQPADPINLWTSPPFEPVIKKTDLHPEGAIFARGACDDKGQMFMHVKALEFMVKTNQLPCNVKFMIEGEEEVGSNNLAIFVANNKEKLANDIILISDTGMIANDVPSITTGLRGLSYVEVKVTGPNRDLHSGLYGGAVANPINILAKMIASLHDDNNYITIPGFYDKVENLSTEERSEMAKAPFSLDAYKDALKINAVYGEKGYTTNERNAIRPTLDVNGIWGGYIGEGAKTVIASEAFAKISMRLVPNQDWKEITELFKTHFESIAPEGVTVEVTPHHGGQGYVTPTNTIGYQAASKAYEATFGKKPIPQRSGGSIPIVALFEKELESKTILMGFGLNSDAIHSPNEHFGVWNYLKGIETIPYFYQYFTELSENNKI; from the coding sequence ATGGAAAGTATAGATAATTATATTTCTGAGCACAAAGAACGTTTTTTAAAAGAGTTAATAGAACTACTAAAAATACCATCTGTAAGCGCCGACACCGCATATACACAAGATGTTTTAGATACAGCAGAAGCCGTAAAAAACGCACTTTCTGCTGCGGGTTGTGATAGTGTAGAAATTTGTGAGACCGATGGATACCCGATAGTATATGGTGAAAAAATAATAAATCCAGAGCTTCCAACAGTACTAGTTTATGGTCATTATGATGTACAGCCAGCAGATCCTATCAATTTATGGACCTCTCCGCCTTTCGAACCTGTTATTAAAAAAACAGATTTACACCCTGAAGGTGCAATTTTTGCTCGTGGTGCTTGCGATGATAAAGGGCAAATGTTCATGCATGTAAAAGCATTAGAATTTATGGTAAAAACTAACCAATTACCATGTAATGTGAAATTCATGATTGAAGGCGAAGAAGAAGTCGGCAGTAACAACTTAGCCATTTTTGTAGCAAACAATAAAGAGAAACTTGCTAATGATATTATTTTAATATCAGATACAGGAATGATTGCCAATGATGTACCATCTATTACTACAGGTTTACGTGGTTTAAGTTATGTAGAGGTAAAAGTTACTGGCCCTAATCGAGATTTACATTCTGGTTTATATGGTGGCGCAGTTGCAAACCCTATTAATATACTAGCCAAAATGATTGCTAGTTTACATGATGACAATAACTATATTACCATACCAGGCTTTTATGATAAGGTTGAAAATTTATCAACTGAAGAACGTTCTGAAATGGCAAAAGCACCATTTAGTCTTGACGCCTATAAAGATGCATTAAAAATAAATGCTGTATATGGTGAAAAAGGATACACTACTAATGAACGCAACGCAATCCGTCCAACTTTAGATGTTAACGGTATTTGGGGTGGTTATATAGGTGAAGGTGCTAAAACTGTAATTGCCAGCGAAGCTTTCGCTAAAATATCAATGCGATTAGTACCTAATCAAGATTGGAAAGAGATTACAGAATTATTTAAAACTCATTTTGAAAGTATCGCTCCTGAAGGTGTAACAGTTGAAGTTACGCCACACCATGGCGGACAAGGCTACGTAACTCCAACAAATACAATTGGTTACCAAGCTGCATCAAAAGCATACGAAGCTACTTTTGGTAAAAAACCAATTCCACAACGTAGTGGAGGTAGCATCCCAATTGTTGCGCTTTTCGAAAAAGAGTTAGAAAGTAAAACCATATTAATGGGCTTTGGTTTGAATAGCGATGCCATACATTCCCCTAACGAACATTTCGGAGTATGGAATTATCTAAAAGGAATTGAAACCATCCCTTATTTTTATCAATATTTCACTGAATTATCTGAAAATAATAAAATATAA
- a CDS encoding metal-dependent hydrolase: MDSLTQIVLGAAVGEAVLGKKVGNKAMLFGAIAGTIPDLDVFTRFLTNDPITAIEWHRGFSHSILFSIIFAPIFGWLTYKLLPKKEATWKGWSWLMFWGLFTHPILDSFTTWGTQLFWPFEMRLAFQNIFVIDPLYTLPFLFFLILAMFQKRSSVKRRKYNTWGLVISITYMAITLVLKGVAYQKFTTALANQQIPYVDIDTRPSPFNTILWTANIETEDAYLIANYSFFDSKPIAFESYPKNYQALGTLAENDKVKRLIAICEGWYIISENEGELYFNDLRFGLISMDPKEKQFAFSYQLKEANGTLEVLENQRLSADAKKLLSELWKRIWGN; encoded by the coding sequence ATGGATTCACTTACGCAAATTGTACTTGGAGCAGCAGTAGGTGAAGCTGTATTGGGTAAAAAAGTTGGTAATAAAGCGATGCTTTTTGGAGCTATAGCAGGCACAATACCTGACTTAGATGTTTTTACACGTTTTTTAACTAATGATCCAATTACAGCAATTGAGTGGCATAGAGGTTTTAGTCATTCTATACTATTCTCTATTATTTTTGCACCAATATTTGGATGGTTAACGTATAAACTTCTACCTAAAAAAGAAGCTACATGGAAAGGCTGGTCATGGTTAATGTTTTGGGGGCTCTTTACACATCCTATATTAGATTCTTTTACTACTTGGGGCACGCAACTTTTTTGGCCATTTGAAATGCGTTTAGCTTTTCAAAATATTTTTGTAATAGATCCTCTTTATACACTTCCTTTTTTGTTTTTTCTTATTCTGGCAATGTTTCAGAAAAGATCATCTGTAAAAAGAAGGAAATACAATACTTGGGGTTTAGTTATAAGTATAACGTATATGGCTATAACCTTGGTTTTGAAAGGTGTTGCTTATCAGAAATTCACGACAGCACTGGCAAACCAACAAATACCTTACGTAGATATTGATACACGCCCAAGCCCCTTTAATACCATTTTATGGACTGCAAATATTGAAACAGAAGATGCATATTTAATTGCTAATTACTCTTTTTTCGATTCTAAACCAATTGCTTTTGAAAGCTATCCTAAAAATTATCAGGCATTAGGCACTTTAGCTGAAAATGATAAAGTAAAACGCCTGATTGCTATTTGTGAAGGATGGTATATTATTTCAGAAAATGAAGGAGAACTTTATTTTAATGATCTTCGATTTGGCCTTATAAGTATGGATCCTAAAGAAAAGCAATTTGCATTTAGCTATCAGTTAAAAGAAGCCAATGGTACGTTAGAAGTTTTAGAAAACCAAAGATTAAGTGCAGATGCTAAAAAACTACTATCTGAACTTTGGAAACGTATTTGGGGCAATTAA
- a CDS encoding NYN domain-containing protein — translation MDSNINLAVLIDGDNIPSAQVKEMMEEIAKYGNPTIKRIYGDWTKPNLTKWKNLLLENAITPIQQYGYTTGKNATDSAMIIDAMDILYSEKVNGFCLVSSDSDFTRLATRLREAGMKVIGIGEKKTPNPFIVACDKFIYIEILKSKTERLENDTEKDENKDTVDKITRKDIQLIKTTIADVSDDDGWAFLGDVGSLLQKKQPNFDSRNYGFEKLTPLIKSIDIFELEQRENSKSRNKLIFVRIKQKHNPKKK, via the coding sequence ATGGATTCAAATATAAATTTAGCAGTACTAATTGATGGCGATAATATACCCTCTGCACAAGTAAAAGAAATGATGGAGGAGATTGCTAAATACGGTAATCCAACGATTAAAAGAATATATGGAGATTGGACGAAACCCAATTTAACAAAATGGAAAAATTTGTTGCTTGAAAATGCGATAACACCTATTCAGCAATACGGCTATACAACTGGTAAAAATGCAACTGATTCTGCTATGATTATTGATGCCATGGATATTCTGTATTCTGAAAAAGTAAATGGCTTTTGCTTAGTCTCAAGTGATAGTGATTTTACTCGTTTAGCTACTCGTTTAAGAGAAGCTGGCATGAAGGTTATAGGTATTGGAGAGAAAAAAACACCAAACCCATTTATAGTAGCTTGTGATAAATTTATTTATATCGAAATTTTAAAATCGAAAACAGAACGTCTTGAAAATGATACTGAAAAAGATGAAAACAAAGACACTGTTGATAAAATCACCAGAAAAGATATTCAACTTATAAAAACCACCATAGCTGATGTTTCTGATGATGATGGCTGGGCTTTTCTTGGTGACGTAGGGAGTCTCTTGCAAAAAAAGCAACCTAATTTCGATTCTAGAAACTATGGCTTTGAGAAACTCACACCGCTTATAAAATCAATCGATATTTTTGAGCTTGAGCAACGTGAAAATTCTAAAAGCAGAAATAAATTAATCTTTGTTCGCATCAAACAAAAGCACAATCCTAAAAAAAAATAG
- a CDS encoding DNA mismatch repair protein MutS produces MEDLHSFYSSKVATYKEQLSKIKGQLFASSMIRLVVFLAAGVAIFFVRDSANMILSVIGAAIVLFLFLVSRHSNLQYKRDKLLAQIKINETEIKVLKRDFHDLSDGEEHKKPIHYFSQDIDLFGKGSFYQYANRTVLPQGSENLAHLFTENTIHDIAEKQEAINELAALVDWRQEFSAIGSLVQTETAYTAILKWLQNYKRFLSKPLKIVPIVFTSISILAFIGFFIIPLSFFVILLVFIAGLAITGIYVKKINQLSFDTGKIQTTFQQYQKLILEIENIEFKSDLLKQKREAILNTNEKTSEVLHEFSRILGALDQRNNMIFGLIGNGFFLWDIYQSYKIEDWISKHSTKVEGWFSTIAFFDAYNSLANFKYNHPSYVFPKITENMSVLKSIGAGHPLLNPEKSVLNDIDIDSEEFFIITGANMAGKSTFLRTVSLQIVMANMGLPVCAKNVEYNPIKLITSMRTTDSLTDDESYFFSELKRLRFIVDEIKTDRYFIVLDEILKGTNSTDKAIGSRKFVEKLIGSKATGIIATHDLSLCEAANDLPQVKNHYFDAEIIDDELHFDYKFKDGICQNMNASFLLKKMQIVD; encoded by the coding sequence ATGGAAGATTTACATTCATTTTACTCCAGTAAAGTAGCGACTTATAAAGAGCAATTATCAAAAATAAAAGGGCAGTTGTTTGCTTCCAGCATGATACGTTTAGTTGTCTTTTTAGCTGCAGGTGTGGCTATTTTTTTTGTTAGAGACTCTGCTAATATGATTCTAAGTGTTATCGGTGCTGCAATTGTTCTATTCTTATTTTTGGTTTCTAGGCATTCTAATTTACAGTACAAAAGAGATAAGCTACTCGCGCAAATAAAAATTAATGAAACAGAAATTAAAGTTTTAAAAAGAGATTTTCATGACTTGTCAGATGGTGAAGAACATAAAAAGCCTATTCATTATTTTAGTCAAGATATAGATTTGTTTGGTAAAGGGTCTTTTTATCAATATGCTAACAGAACAGTTTTACCGCAAGGGAGCGAGAATTTAGCACATCTTTTTACAGAAAATACAATTCATGATATAGCAGAAAAGCAAGAAGCAATAAATGAATTAGCAGCATTAGTAGATTGGAGGCAAGAGTTTTCTGCAATAGGGTCTTTAGTGCAAACAGAAACAGCATATACAGCCATTTTAAAATGGTTACAAAACTATAAAAGGTTTTTGTCTAAACCTTTAAAAATAGTGCCGATAGTATTTACCAGTATTTCCATTTTAGCATTTATTGGTTTTTTTATAATTCCGCTTTCTTTTTTTGTGATACTACTTGTATTTATTGCAGGTTTGGCTATTACCGGAATTTATGTTAAAAAAATAAATCAATTATCATTCGATACTGGAAAAATACAAACGACATTTCAGCAATATCAAAAGTTAATTTTAGAAATTGAAAATATTGAATTTAAGTCTGATTTGCTTAAACAAAAAAGAGAAGCAATTTTAAATACAAATGAAAAAACTTCTGAAGTTTTACATGAATTCTCAAGAATTTTAGGTGCTTTAGATCAGCGTAATAATATGATTTTTGGCTTAATAGGTAATGGTTTTTTTCTTTGGGATATTTACCAATCGTACAAAATTGAAGATTGGATTTCAAAACACAGTACTAAGGTTGAAGGTTGGTTTTCAACTATTGCCTTTTTTGATGCTTATAATAGTTTAGCTAATTTTAAATACAATCATCCTAGTTATGTTTTTCCAAAAATAACAGAAAACATGAGTGTTCTAAAATCTATAGGAGCTGGCCATCCGTTATTAAACCCAGAAAAGAGTGTTCTAAATGATATAGATATAGATAGTGAAGAGTTTTTCATTATTACGGGAGCGAACATGGCAGGTAAAAGTACGTTTTTAAGAACAGTCTCTTTACAAATTGTAATGGCAAATATGGGTTTACCTGTTTGTGCAAAAAATGTAGAATATAACCCTATAAAATTAATAACGAGTATGCGAACTACAGATTCTTTAACGGATGATGAGTCGTACTTCTTTTCAGAATTAAAGCGCTTGCGTTTTATTGTTGATGAAATAAAAACAGATCGATATTTTATTGTCTTAGATGAAATTTTAAAAGGAACAAATAGTACTGATAAGGCTATAGGTTCTAGAAAATTTGTAGAAAAATTGATAGGGTCAAAAGCAACAGGTATTATAGCAACACATGATTTAAGTTTGTGTGAAGCAGCAAATGATTTGCCGCAGGTGAAAAATCATTATTTTGATGCAGAAATTATTGATGATGAGCTGCATTTTGATTACAAGTTTAAAGATGGTATTTGTCAAAATATGAATGCTTCTTTTTTATTGAAAAAAATGCAAATAGTAGATTAA
- a CDS encoding DUF4407 domain-containing protein, translating to MLQRFFILCSGADSEILTECSQGERNKYAGIGATVFFTAVMAFIASSYALFTVFDNMYTSIFFGLVWGLLIFNLDRFIVSTIRKRDTFGSEFLQATPRIILAVIIAIVISKPLEMKIFEKEINQVLLEQKNELTLANKDQIALQYYPSIDALHKDIEALKTEIANQESETNALYDTYISEAEGTAGTKLLGKGPVYAEKRDKHDAALKELRELKEINAIKITGIESQITTLQTEYTTSVTDSQPIIDGFDGLMARITALNKLPWLPPFFIFLLFLAIETSPIIAKLLSPKGTYDYKLEEEESVVKSWVTQKVKQRELLVATDESLNNKIYADISEEEAIYTYKKQKAEELLKLQADAFHKLQVKNL from the coding sequence ATGTTACAACGTTTTTTTATCCTGTGCTCAGGAGCCGATTCTGAAATACTGACCGAATGTTCTCAAGGAGAACGCAATAAATATGCAGGAATAGGAGCTACGGTATTTTTCACCGCCGTAATGGCATTTATTGCTAGCAGCTATGCTTTATTCACTGTTTTTGACAACATGTATACTTCCATTTTCTTTGGCCTTGTTTGGGGCTTGTTAATTTTTAACTTAGACCGATTTATTGTTTCTACGATACGAAAAAGAGATACGTTTGGAAGTGAATTTTTACAAGCAACACCACGTATTATTTTAGCCGTCATTATAGCTATTGTAATTTCTAAGCCGCTAGAAATGAAAATTTTTGAAAAGGAAATTAATCAAGTCCTTTTAGAACAAAAAAACGAATTGACACTAGCTAATAAGGATCAAATTGCACTACAGTACTATCCTAGTATTGATGCCTTGCATAAAGACATTGAAGCCTTAAAAACAGAAATTGCAAATCAAGAATCAGAAACTAATGCCTTATATGACACTTACATTTCTGAAGCAGAAGGGACGGCAGGAACAAAGCTTTTAGGAAAAGGCCCAGTATACGCAGAAAAAAGAGATAAGCATGATGCGGCGCTAAAAGAACTCAGAGAACTAAAGGAGATAAATGCTATTAAAATTACTGGAATAGAATCTCAGATTACCACTCTCCAAACAGAATATACCACTTCGGTAACAGATTCTCAGCCTATTATTGACGGTTTTGATGGACTAATGGCCAGAATTACCGCATTAAACAAACTACCATGGTTGCCACCGTTCTTTATTTTTTTACTTTTTCTTGCAATAGAAACTTCACCTATCATTGCGAAACTTCTATCGCCTAAAGGTACTTATGATTATAAATTGGAAGAAGAGGAAAGTGTTGTTAAATCTTGGGTGACTCAAAAAGTGAAACAACGCGAGTTACTTGTGGCTACAGATGAATCATTAAATAATAAAATTTATGCTGATATTAGTGAAGAAGAAGCCATATATACCTATAAAAAACAAAAAGCTGAAGAATTACTAAAGTTGCAAGCAGATGCTTTTCATAAATTACAAGTTAAAAATTTATAA